The Arabidopsis thaliana chromosome 5, partial sequence genomic interval cttcaccatcaaagcaaTACAATTACAAGGCAGAACCGGCCCTTAACCAGAACCAGTTGAGACTTGagatcacaattttttttgtttttctttgaaacaGATGCATCATTTTTTGGTTATCTAGAGAACTAAATACCATTAAGTTGAAAATTGTATCATAAAGTTGACGTTAATGAAATAATCAACATTacaaaaaacttataatacCAACCTGTTGATTTTCTCAAAGAAACTTTCAAAAGTAATATCAAAAGCATCTCGAAATCTTTGAAACTTAGCATTTGAGTGAGTCTCCATAGACCAAACCAGCCAAAAGCTGATGAAACAATAGGGGCTTTTCTTTCATATGCTCTGATCATTCCTTTTCTTTCCTAACGTTTCATGATGTGAATTGGAAAGTGAAACAAATGTTGAACATAGATAGTGAGATAAACCTAGAGAAAATACAGAGATAAATACAATGAAACATAGCTAAAATACAGAGATGAACATAGAGATTAGAGCATCTCATCAATGAGCTTGTTCTTcaaaatgtcttctttttcAGAAAGTTGATCAGTTGTTCTTCCAAGAAGACTTTTAAGGACTTCCATCCTTGTTAGTTTCTTTTGCTCTTCTATGTCTTTCTCCTTCAGTGCCCACAAGTTCTCAAGTCTTGATCGGGAATCTGCctccctttcttctttctcctttagTGCCCACAAGTTCTCAAGTCTTGATCGAGAATCGGCCGCCTCCCTTTCTTCAATCGTTGGTTTAGGAGCaactttattctctttttgcTCTAATGACTTCACACCAAGAGGACGATCCATAACTTGCTCCTCTTCATCTAGTACCCACAAGTTCTCAAGTCTTGATCCAGAATCGGCCTCCCTTTCTTCAATCGTTATAATAGTagcaactttcttctctttctgctTCGATGACTTCACACCAAGAGGAAGATCCATGACTTGCTCCTCTTCATCTAGAGCTATAGGCACACTCTCCGGATTAGAGCTTGAAGAATATACACGATCTCCATTATTCAACTTTGTTCTCTTTGAGCTTCCACCACCCTTAGAATTTTCAAAGGGGTACAAACTACACCATTTTTTACTGTGTCGGAGCTCCCTCCATGCATGCTCAAGTGTAAAATTACTCTTGTAATTGTTCGTGTAGACTTGGTATGCAACTTGGAAAACATCATCTTCAGATTGACCACTACTTCTTTGATTCAAAGCTTGATCATAACATCCAACAAATTTGCAGACTTTGTCGTTAAGTTTACTCCATCTTTGCTTGCAGTGACTCGGCTCTCGCTTTGGCAGATTTGCAAGTGAAGCGCTATTGTTAAAATATGCACCAATTCTCTTCCAAAAAGCGCATGCTTTATGTTCATTATCGACAATTGGATCCTTGCTAGTATTTAACCAAGCACTAATAAGAATGGCATCTTCAGCTCGACTCCATTTGCGTCTATGTTTTCTACGATCGGTTGTGTTTTGAACGAGGTTTGGATCATCACTCTTCTCACCAATAGTACTAAATTGGATACTGTATTATGGAAGATCCATGAAATTGGATGAgaaattaagttttttcttcCCCCGATGAAAGTGGTcaagttttttgttcttacatCTTAGATTGAGGACCCGGTTTAGATGCGGTTGCCATCTCTCGCTGCTTCTGACATCTATCTTTGGCTCTGAAAAGGACCTCATGGACCTCATCAAAGTGAGGCATCGTCGCTTTTCTCGTATTCTCAATCCATTGTTCAACATTTTTATGAGGGCTGAGCAATCTAAGACGATCTTTATCATCCAAAACCTATAAAATTACACAAATTTTACAATCAAAAGCCATAACAGAGATAAGAAGGTAACTTTTTTGCTCCACAATGTTTGATAaagaacatgttttttttagtaCCTGCAGCTGCGTTAGTTCAC includes:
- the GSTT3 gene encoding glutathione S-transferase THETA 3 yields the protein MGKVPAIVDGKLKLSESHAILIYLSSAYPSVVDHWYPTDLSKRARIHSVLDWHHTNLRPGAAGYVLNSVLGPALGLPLNPKAAAEAEQLLTKSLTTLDTFWLKGNAMFLLGSNQPSIADLSLVCELTQLQVLDDKDRLRLLSPHKNVEQWIENTRKATMPHFDEVHEVLFRAKDRCQKQREMATASKPGPQSKIIQFSTIGEKSDDPNLVQNTTDRRKHRRKWSRAEDAILISAWLNTSKDPIVDNEHKACAFWKRIGAYFNNSASLANLPKREPSHCKQRWSKLNDKVCKFVGCYDQALNQRSSGQSEDDVFQVAYQVYTNNYKSNFTLEHAWRELRHSKKWCSLYPFENSKGGGSSKRTKLNNGDRVYSSSSNPESVPIALDEEEQVMDLPLGVKSSKQKEKKVATIITIEEREADSGSRLENLWVLDEEEQVMDRPLGVKSLEQKENKVAPKPTIEEREAADSRSRLENLWALKEKEEREADSRSRLENLWALKEKDIEEQKKLTRMEVLKSLLGRTTDQLSEKEDILKNKLIDEML
- the GSTT3 gene encoding glutathione S-transferase THETA 3 (glutathione S-transferase THETA 3 (GSTT3); CONTAINS InterPro DOMAIN/s: Thioredoxin fold (InterPro:IPR012335), Glutathione S-transferase, C-terminal-like (InterPro:IPR010987), Glutathione S-transferase/chloride channel, C-terminal (InterPro:IPR017933), Glutathione S-transferase, N-terminal (InterPro:IPR004045), Thioredoxin-like fold (InterPro:IPR012336), MYB-like (InterPro:IPR017877); BEST Arabidopsis thaliana protein match is: glutathione S-transferase THETA 2 (TAIR:AT5G41240.1); Has 1807 Blast hits to 1807 proteins in 277 species: Archae - 0; Bacteria - 0; Metazoa - 736; Fungi - 347; Plants - 385; Viruses - 0; Other Eukaryotes - 339 (source: NCBI BLink).), producing the protein MKLKVYADRMSQPSRAVLIFCKVNEIQFDEILIYLANRQQLSPEFKDINPMGKVPAIVDGKLKLSESHAILIYLSSAYPSVVDHWYPTDLSKRARIHSVLDWHHTNLRPGAAGYVLNSVLGPALGLPLNPKAAAEAEQLLTKSLTTLDTFWLKGNAMFLLGSNQPSIADLSLVCELTQLQVLDDKDRLRLLSPHKNVEQWIENTRKATMPHFDEVHEVLFRAKDRCQKQREMATASKPGPQSKIIQFSTIGEKSDDPNLVQNTTDRRKHRRKWSRAEDAILISAWLNTSKDPIVDNEHKACAFWKRIGAYFNNSASLANLPKREPSHCKQRWSKLNDKVCKFVGCYDQALNQRSSGQSEDDVFQVAYQVYTNNYKSNFTLEHAWRELRHSKKWCSLYPFENSKGGGSSKRTKLNNGDRVYSSSSNPESVPIALDEEEQVMDLPLGVKSSKQKEKKVATIITIEEREADSGSRLENLWVLDEEEQVMDRPLGVKSLEQKENKVAPKPTIEEREAADSRSRLENLWALKEKEEREADSRSRLENLWALKEKDIEEQKKLTRMEVLKSLLGRTTDQLSEKEDILKNKLIDEML
- the GSTT3 gene encoding glutathione S-transferase THETA 3, translating into MNNLNRFRSHAILIYLSSAYPSVVDHWYPTDLSKRARIHSVLDWHHTNLRPGAAGYVLNSVLGPALGLPLNPKAAAEAEQLLTKSLTTLDTFWLKGNAMFLLGSNQPSIADLSLVCELTQLQVLDDKDRLRLLSPHKNVEQWIENTRKATMPHFDEVHEVLFRAKDRCQKQREMATASKPGPQSKIIQFSTIGEKSDDPNLVQNTTDRRKHRRKWSRAEDAILISAWLNTSKDPIVDNEHKACAFWKRIGAYFNNSASLANLPKREPSHCKQRWSKLNDKVCKFVGCYDQALNQRSSGQSEDDVFQVAYQVYTNNYKSNFTLEHAWRELRHSKKWCSLYPFENSKGGGSSKRTKLNNGDRVYSSSSNPESVPIALDEEEQVMDLPLGVKSSKQKEKKVATIITIEEREADSGSRLENLWVLDEEEQVMDRPLGVKSLEQKENKVAPKPTIEEREAADSRSRLENLWALKEKEEREADSRSRLENLWALKEKDIEEQKKLTRMEVLKSLLGRTTDQLSEKEDILKNKLIDEML